A genome region from Schistocerca americana isolate TAMUIC-IGC-003095 chromosome 1, iqSchAmer2.1, whole genome shotgun sequence includes the following:
- the LOC124595223 gene encoding piggyBac transposable element-derived protein 1-like: MEGKPKFLCSANDRELTYFSKLFDDDVFTLIVNEANLYAKQNRGSSCPSNTWVDTTTQEMRAYIGCFILMGILERLALSNFWSSDTILKVEPIANVMTSKRFKKIVENVHCNNNEIANPRNRR, from the coding sequence ATGGAAGGAAAACCAAAATTTCTCTGTAGTGCCAATGATCGGGAGCTCACTTATTTTTCTAAGTTATTTGATGATGATGTTTTCACTCTCATTGTAAATGAAGCAAACTTGTATGCAAAACAAAATCGTGGTAGTAGTTGTCCATCAAACACCTGGGTGGACACAACTACTCAAGAAATGAGAGCTTATATAGGATGTTTTATTCTAATGGGAATTCTTGAACGTCTTGCTCTCTCTAACTTCTGGAGTTCAGACACTATACTAAAAGTAGAGCCAATTGCTAATGTAATGACAAGTAaaagatttaaaaagattgtagagAATGTTCACTGTAATAACAACGAAATTGCAAATCCAAGAAATCGTCGATAA